cgacgacgacatcgttTGTGGTAAgaaggctgctgctcccttcTGCTAAACTCACTCGGCGGAACCTCCTTCGAATCTTCTCCGGTTAGTAGGGCGCCCGTGCCATACAAGGACGAAATCGCATAcacaatgcaccaccaccacccggctCTTCCCCTTCAGCTCCGGACCTTTCTGAAGGATGCAGCGGGATGTACCGTTGACCGGTTTGAAGAATCCGTGCGAAGCGCATAAAGCGAAAACCtccgggattttttttgccgtACCATCAGGGTGAACAGTATGGCCAGTCTTCATCCATGAGTTCGTGTCCCCGGTGCCGTCGCTGGGTTTATCAAACGGCGCGCTGTGGGTTTGTGGTTCGGTTTCGAAAACCCATTTTCTCCCGGCGCAACCCGGTGCGGCACAACTTTTGAGTttcactttttcattctcgaccatttttcattccccgCGAACCCTTGCGATGCTGCACCATGATCCGTCCGACCTTAGCGACCATACACAGCACGCGAAGCTCATTTTTCCGTAAGGACCATTTTTCGCACTATTCTTTGGTGTCCGGGATTGGTggaagcgacaaaaaaaaaaataaagaaacgtGGCGTAGTTTTTCCCGGATAAGGATAAGGCAAACTGAatctttcttcattttcccgcCTAGCGCTTCGTAGCGGTAGTAGTTTTGTTACGAAGTGGCGAACCGGAGTCGAGCCGACttttgtggtgtttttttgttttgtttttttttttttggtttaaaatGTCGCTTTTCGCTCGACAGACGGGGCAATCTGTGTTGCTTGGATCCGAGTAGTGTCAGTCTGGCTGACCAGCACCGTATGGTATCGTAGAGCGTCGAAATCGCTCGGAGGTCGCTCTCGAGAGCACCGAGAATCCGAATCGATCGTGTAATGCTCCGGTGTCTTTCGTCTGCCCGGTTCTACGGCAACATCCAGCGCACATCATCCCTCCCGGGTTCGGCATCGGTTAGAATGTGGCGGGAAAGTGCGCGAACCGGAACGACCTGAACCGGGACGTGAGGGTGACGCGAGGAGTAATGATTCGTTTTTCCTGTCTTCCTTACCGACCCTTCCGCTCGTGCCGCCGATTGCGGATCTCTTAGCACTGCACGGGAATCTGCACGGGAAACAAGCATAACGAATTATATATCTTAGATTACACCTCATTAAATAATGATCGATTAAGGGCGAACGACATTGGACACCATCTTTCGCCTCGTGCGCCTGGTGCGGTGTTGTGGGCTGATGGTTGTGGTTAGGCAAAAGATGTGAGATTCGATGACTGCACATTTATtgcgaggagagagagagcgagagagaaagaaagagagaaagagagagaaacggagagagGGAATCACGTGTAGAAGCGACAGAGGTGATGCCTTTTGCTGGACCGTGGTTagagacaaacaaaaagagaaaaaaaaacacataacgGAATACTTCCCACAGCATATAACCTCGGCTTTGCCTTTGCGGATCGTGGCCGTATGACACAATATTGCAATCCTgccgccgatgacgacgacgacgacggatgagGAGCTCCATGGACGGATGTGGCACCTCATGCCGAGACCAGCATTAAAATGTGTACAATGAAACATCAGAAACCGATCTGTAGCGTAAACAAAGGGCGTAGTATCGTATCATGTCCCGACCGATAGATCGTCCGACCCCAACGTGCGCCATCCTACCCAGCCACCCACCCGTCCCGATCATGAGCAGAGTCATCAGCATAAAAATGTGAACGAACATTAAAATGGATAAGTGATGTCCTTTTGATAACGAACCCTTGGACTCGACTTGGGTGCACTGGGAGGAATCAGGTGGCATTGGATTAATCTATTTACCTCGAGACCTTTGGATGGCCCcgacaatgcaatgcaattgaAGCGTAATGCTGTATTGTTTGACGATTCATAAACCCTTTCAGTGTTTAAACGTTTGTCTAAGAAATGTCGCATATTTTATCCTCACAATGTCGCATTTCttagcagttttttttaattagtGTACAAGGGGTAACATACGATTGTCGAACTATTATTTTCAATGAAACGCTTATGTTACTGGCTATCGTTTGCCTATCGTTCCACTGTTTTAGATGAGTACAACAAGGTATATAAACTTTGATTGCCCCCATACAAAACCGTTCCTATTACAGCATCACAAACTTAAgaatacggctcgtccgtccttatatatgttaaaaaaggaTCACAAACTATTCTTAGGGTAACAAGTTGCTACAAATCTGAATATCGAAATCAATACCTCACACGCGAAATTTTTTTAAGAGAATTTACGAGAAGCAACTGTAAACACTAAGATGAGCGGTAAATTGAAAGAGTTTCCATGATTCGAGTTTTCACAAATGTAAGTGCGGAATCCGGATCTTTACACGGCATCGGCATTAATTACAAAAGAGTAAAATGATGTAATATATTGTATAACAAAGTTTATTCGAAATTTTATctaatcaaaccaaaccatgtCTTGGTATTTCTATTCGCAGAGAGCCGCCGGTGttgcagcaacacaacaacacagacATCATCCTGAAGCTACCGATGGGAAAACGTCTCCGAGACATTCGCTGGCTTTCGGTGTGGTGCCGACGGTTTACGGTAAGTCCATTTTATTGTGATAATAGCCCACCTGCAGTTCGtatttctgtttctctttagTAGATCAGAATGGAAAGTGACtgtgcacgcgattttctcgAAACTGATCAGCCAATGTCGGAGAAAGCATTGATAATTTGTagtaaaaatgaattattttatatttaaaaatttttttaatttaaaattaaaaaggtGAGGTGTGTTACTGTCGTGTCttcatttatatttttaacatttatcTTTTAATTTGCCACTGCAAAACATCAGCATGTATTTCTCAAAAATGATTTCAACCGATGTCAATAGCTTACAACTTTTGCccttaggttttttttttgaaataCACACCCTAAGTCTACAAACTACGCTCGTGAAAGAGCTAGCCAActtatttcatgttttttgttcACCTCTAGACAAGCCTCCATTTTTTCCAACCATGCTAAATGCAGGTTTACCACCACAATCGTTCATGCCTTTTTATAAACAGCTTCTTTCGTTTCAGCGTTGTGCCTTAAAATAATTTCTCTCATGAATATAACAGGctaattttgttaaatttaaaattattctAAAGGTTTGGTATTGTTTGTGATAAATTCTAGTATCAATACCATTTCTTAAATAGAAATGCAAAAGCTTCCAACGACGGAAAGAACCAAAAAACCTTCAAATCAATCATCCTTATTATTTGAGTGTTCACATATGTtaaaaatgaagaataaaTGCATTGGGAAAGCTAGTAAACcgtagaaaacaaaaacacagagCACATTCACATTATGTTCACTGCTTGCTTCTTAATACTTTTTCACTCGGTAGTCAACACGCCGAGAGGCTGCACCATTCCAACACCAACCACAAGTTTTTCCAATCCACGAATGGATAGAAAACCACTCCAGCAGAGCCCTTCTGCTTGTACGATAGAACACTAAACCATTTCgcatacacgcatacacacacagagatccAAACGCATACAGTTATTTTGTGATAATTCCGATAAACGCGTGCCCAACCGTGTAAACCGTCGTAACCGTGGCTGGTTCCTTCTTCTTGACTGGATCGAAGTGCGCATGCTTCACCAAAAAACCTTGGTGCACACCTTCATTATCGGTTCACCATcatatcatcgtcatcagccaGGCATTCGCCATAGCTGCTTAACGTTGCCATCGCAACCACGCTCGTCGCTTTTTGATGTTCAGTTGCGTCGGCGGGCCACGATTAGTTTCTTGTAGGCCATCCGGCCAGCGTTGGTAGCAATCTAATGATTAGCTTTTGTTTCCCCAGCCCATCCCCAGCAAACCGGGAGAGAATAGGCGTATTCACatatacccacacacacacaggcacaggtgTTTTGAAGGACATTCGAATCGGTGAAATGGACGAGAAACAGGGGACGAAAAGTTTTCCAGCACGTTTCCGTTTTACGTTGACAGAACATGGCCgctttgctgttttgtttttacttgCTGTAATTACAGCCTTGCCGTCCTTGCAATCAACTATGCTTctacagcagctgcagctgggaGACAGGTGTAATAGTCACAGAATTGTCTCCATTAATCACCATTTCCCGTTTCGCTGTTATCTTCACTGGCAGGACTTTTAACATCGTAGTAGCGCAAGCAAGTCCTGATATGAAAGTTTTTCCTAAAGTAGATGTTCATGTGCAGACTGCTTTGAATGTCTGCTTGAGCTGCAGCTAGGAATTTAATTAGATCTACCTATTACTCTTCTAAACCTCATGTCCACTATTTGCACTCAAAAAGTATTCGTTGCCATGGTTCGCGACTACTCAATGTCGCCCCGTACGTTGACTACTCATTCGTTGAATTAGGTTTCCTTCTAGTGAGCCGCCTACTTTGGTTCCTATTGTCATTCATAGCGTCAGGATCTTTCCACGAATCAAAggtttgaatgaaaatgaatcctGACTCAAGCTGAACTACACGTATGATTCTTAATGGAAAGGTTTCCCAGAATGCAAGCTATTTTTCAATGAAGAAAGGAGTTGAGATGAAACATTGTAATTGGATGTAATTAGTAATTAGGTGAATGCATGACTGTTGTCTTGTaaacgtttctttttctcataTAATTTTCCTCATCTTTTCATTCCAGGTCGATTTCGGTGAGATTTTCATTCCGCCCGGACTGGATGTCCCGAAGCCCCGGGTTCTACCCGAGTTCAAGCGTCTGGCGCACGGCCTACGATCCAGCAACATCAGTATCCTGGACGCGAAAACGTTCTACATCCCGAATCTGCACTACGATGGAGCGGGTCCGGATGCATACTTCTGGGTGGGCAATGGGTCCGAGCCCAACATCATGGGTACCAAAGTTCCTAATGAGATCGGTTCGCTGGAACCATTGCGCGGCTACCAGGGTGAGGACATCGAGATCCAGCTGCCCGGCAATCTGACCGTCTATGATATCGATTGGTTGGCGGTTTGGTGCGTCGAATACCGACACAACTTCGGGCACGTCTACATCCCGAAGGATCTCGACGTACCGCCAGCTCTCGGGCAGACCAAGATAGCGGTAAGTATACTACAGCAAGTGGCTATTGATAAGAGCAACCAATGCTGTTCATTTGATCCGTTTGGTaatgaatatttcaaacaCTTCCTCTCGCAAGCCTCCATGGTGGTACAAACCGGTAaaattcttcttctcctccatctGTGATCGAGATGGTTTCCGTTGTTTTATTATGTTGGCACCTTACTCATggttttcctcattttcttcAACAGACAACAACGACCACGTCGACCATCGTCACCCAAGGCACCAGCAAACCGACCAATGTCAACTGTAGGGAGCTGATCAAGGGCAAACTGAACGTGATGTGGGAAGTGATGGATGACTACATCGTTATCGAGCTGATTGGACGGATCAGCGAGGAGCAATACATGGCGTTCGGTATCTCGGGAAGCCACGGACACCCGCAGATGATCGGTGCGGACGTGGTGGTAGCGTTCTATGACCGCAAACTGCGTCGATTCCGTGCCGAAGACTACTACATGTCATCGTTGGCCCAGTGTGACGGTCGGCTCGGCGTTTGTCCAGATGAGCGGATTGGTGGCAGGAATGATGTCGAAATTTGTAAGTTCTCGCCCCCAATTATTCGAATATGACGTTCAATTTATGCTATCTATGAATTTCCACTAAATCCTAGTGTCCGGTGACCGAAGCCATGGTGTGACGAAGATCAAATACCGACGACTCCTGCAGACCAACGAGGCCGTCAACGATCGGGCGTACCCATTGGATCGGCAGATATCCGTTATCGCCGCCATCGGACCACTGAATTCACGGGAAGAGGCCAactcgcactcacacaccggTACCGAGGTGACGGTGGACGATGTGCAGATAGACTTTTCGGCCAAGAACGACCACATGTGTACCGATGCGATCGATAACTATCAGCCGGAAGATGGTCCTAAGCCGTGGCCAACTCGTACCATTCTCGGAGAGAAGGTAATTACGGCACGGATCGGGCCAACGGGTGGTAGCCGTGGTTACACGCCGATCACCGGTAATCCATCGTGGGGTATCGCCTGGTACATGAACGATAAGCTGATCCCGGAGATCTACGTCGAGCGTGGCCAAACTTATACGTTCATCGTGGAAGGTGGTGACGAACCGACGCAACCTGCCAAGTAAGTGGAGAGAACCGAAATGGCACTTAATGGCAGATTAAAAGCTATTTTAATGCTGTCATCGCAACCGCATGTTAATATCGTATCTGTATGTTTCCTAATAGTGAATCGAGACTTCATGGATTATTTATCTAAAAACCAATATTCGCATTCTCCACAATTCTCACGAATTTAAGTTAcgttcctttttctttattcCAGGTACCATCCACTCTACATTACAAGCTCCAGTGAAGGAGGTTACGGGCAGCTCTCTGAGGCACAGAAACGCAGAGAGAATGTATACGCCGGTGTGGAATATGATTCTTCTGGCTATGCCGTCCCCGTTGCAGGTAAGAACCCCCAAACACCTTGGCTCTTACTCCGTTACTCATCTTTGATTGCCTCCTTAGCCGGTCGGTACTGTGAGTGGAAGCACAAAACCATCGACAAATCGGCCGAAATCGAAACGTTCGAAGAGTACATGAAAACACTGCAGCTAAGCTGCGATGATCCCAACGGACAGCCGGCCTATCTGAACTGGACCGTCTTGGAGGAGACTCCGGATCTGGTGTACTATCAGGTAATGTTGTGGATCGTTGCCAGTGCCTCTGTCGCCTTATACTAATCGTATATTCGTATTCTGCTTTTTCTTTATGCTCCACGATGGACAGTGCTTTACGCATCGTAACCTTGGCTGGAAGATACGCGTGGTAAATGCGGGTGAAACAAGTAAGATCAGCGGATCGCATGGTTTGTACGGTAGTGGTCCAGCCGGtagtttgctggtggtgtgcttgCTGGCAGCCCTTGcaacgatcgccgatcgctggctgctggcgggATGGTTCTGATAGTTTTACGATCATTccgtcctgcagcagcacctaTGACACTCAACCCCCTCGATATTGAGGTGTGTCGCGTCCGTAACGCTTCGCTTTACGAAGCAAAGCGCATGAACTGAAAGGTGTTGCCACcatctttcccttttcttggtttgttttataaaacattttttaataCACTTTTCTTGATaaacgcgcgtgtgtgtttcacCGGGTAGgagaaattgtttttttgttgttgtttgtttcgtgttgcGATTCCAAACTCATGTCCGCATCAAAATTATACATTGCTTGCTGTCTGAAGATCCTGAGACCTTCGATCCCCTAATTTGCTGTCTCAATTTCTCACCTCATCCTCGTCTAGCGTAGCGGACCGTTTTGCCGCACTTAATAATGTCTTTATCCGTCCATTTACAACACTTTACTGACTACTAATCGATCGACACAATGTACCCACGAGCCCACGGTTAGTGGGTACAGGTTCATTCCTTGATGTTGTGTTATCTGCCTTTTTGCTCTACGCTGCAAAGACGACAATAGAACGGCACAGAAAAACACATAGTCCCACAACGCACAAGGAATCGCAAACGCGAAGCaaaaccctttttcctttccaatgCCTGGTTCTCGGTTACACACACCGGCGTACAAACTATCACGCTGCTATCACGGCTTTCGCTGTGGTAGGCTTTATTAGGTAGGGAAATCAAATCGTTGGATAACGCGAAATGCGCGGAACGAATGTTTCGTCcaacaagaagaaagaaaaacggaacagCGCCCACCTGACCTAAGGACGATCCGGCGCACCGTAGGTTTTGTGCGAAAGCTTGCACAAGCTTGGACCCCTTTTTGGGTGCAGGGAAGGGAATCACCGCCCAACTTGCACCTGAAGCTACTAGCAAGCAAACCACACAACCAATACAACCATGCGATATCGCTGAAAAACATATCTTACTAGAGTGAATTCTCGGAGTGTATCCTTCACTGCGGCCGGAGCTTGAAGAAGGGATGAAATGTGTagtgaaggagaagagggaaggaagggcttACATTATCGCGAAGCATAGCTTTGCTGTCGAAGTAATTgcaacaagaaaagaaaagaaacaattagTTAATCAATTATCTCGAATGCTGAATCGTGCGAGTGTAGGCGCAGCTTTTGCGATGCAAGAAAGATAGGAACGACGAAAGTTAGGGCTCGGATATGCGATCCTACGTTCAAGGGATGCAAATGTACAGTAGTAAGGTGTGCAGTATTTGGCAGGTCATGTAAAGATTGGCCAGGGAAGCTTAAGTATCTTTCCTATGCAATCGTTTATCCCAGTGTACAACTCGCAATGTGTCCACGGCCTCAATCTCCTTTTCCGTTCTGTTGCTTAATTGGTCGTTGGCCTCGGCTGGCCCCCGATCATAAGTATCGTTAACTGTTGattatgtttcgtttcgttcataAGTGTCCACTGAGGCAATTTGTTATGCTGGTTGTAGTCTCGCAGATGCCGAGTCGAAACCATTTCGCTTTCTTTATCCTGAGGACCCACAGAAAGGAGGAGCACAGGATGTACatttgcaaaacgaaaaacatcgAAGTTAAGCTGATTAGCCGTGCGACATGTGGAAAAtcattaaatgtttaaaaaaacaccGTTGctcgtaaaacaaacaaacaaaattacGCAATCCCCATGCAAACCATTAACGAATGACAATAAGTAACGAAGTAACTGTAAACGCCTAGCCATGGCGCCCAGACAGGTTATTTACAGGTGCGGTGGTGCACGAGACAATAATGAACCCGTTTTTGGCGACTGTGTTTTGTGGTGTGAATGATATTAAAGCCCTGGGCAGGGAATGGTGGACGATGGGACACTGGAAAGTGACTACCGTGCAGTGATGTTAGCGGAAGAGAAAGACAATAATATGCAACTGGAAAGACCATTTCAATATAAATAGCTACTCCAAACCATCATTGAATCGTACTCGTCTCCAATCAATTGTCAGTGTATTAAAAACCTAGCGTTTACTCTTGAGCTCCAGGGGCGCGCCATCACTTTAAGCGCGGTTCGTGGAGGCACACAAGTTCGTAAACTATTAATAATATGCTAGAGTTAAACCCCATCTTAGATAGCttaagaaaaattaatatagTAATACACGTTTTGCAGCGAGTACCTTTAGCTCCGCCGCGTGCACATTCTCTGACAATAATCGAACGTAGGTACGTGAAATCGCAAGACTTTGGGGTGCCGTACTGCATGTGAAGCTGTACGGTTTTGTTCCGCCGATTGcaaaaccgggaccgggacagGGAGCGCGAGCATTGTGCAAAGAATCATGACGAAAGCCTCCCCCAGAGTATCGGAGCATATAAAATGTACATAATTGGCATTCTggaagcaaaccaaaaaaccaaaagaaagcCCAACCACAAGAAGGTGTGTAAACAttctttttggggaaaattcgAAGCGGTTGGCCAACATCATGAATCAAAACTCACATTGTTCACATTCACAATTACATACATTCCGATTCGAACACGATAACGATAGGTGGGGACGGTTTgtagacgatgatgatgatgatgaggatgatggcgAGCAGATGAAGGCTAATTAAATAAAAGTTCTATCGATAATTGTAAATTTAGCAAACGACAAACTCAAAATAGGCTGGCGAAATGCAATTCATTCCAATTTAAAACCAGAGCAAGCTAGGGCTAGGATCCCGATTTCCGGGGGTTGGTAAGCGTTTCCCGGGAAACGAGCTACTTCCTAGCCCCGTTTGACCCATGAACATCACTCGATGAAGCTGACGGTGTGTTGCAATTTACTCTACTTATACTTCTCTGCTGTGAGAAGAACCCATAAAGAAGGTAAACAATCCGCAAGTACATTAAGAGACAATAAAGAGAGGACGATAAAGAGAGGACAATAAAAGGATAGTGATTGAAGCGCAGATGATCGCATATACATACAAacttatatatatacataaatatacataaatatataaatataggCAAGCGTAAGACTAAGCTGAAGCAGAACTATTGCATTATACATTGTACATGTAAAATTTTACAATTCATTGTCACAATCCATTGTTAATCTAATTTGCTGCCGGCAGGTGACGGGTGAATACAGTTTGAAGCCACTGTGATGGTTTAGCAgaaaactgtaaaaaaaaaacctatgaaTCATGAATCTGCTGATTGTGCTATTACTTGGCTGTTGTTCTTTGTTTCCATACTTGTTTGGCCATGTCACCCTTATGGTGTTGGAAGTGAAACACGACTAGTATATGTTGTACAGGATTGGGAATATTTCTCTAACATTTTCTACCTAATTTGCCTTTAGCAGCACAAAAACAGTCGAGGCAGCGAAACTGGAGACtctacaaaaaataaaaacacacacaattagACAAAATTTGCAGTGGCTTCAGAGAGCCCGGAGCAGAGAAGATTTAAATTTTTGGCACGTAAAAAAACTGTAACtctttcgatcgatccaagCATCACTTTAACCTCTAGACCAGGAGTCAATTAGGtgacaataaaataaaataaaagaaaacgccCAACCTCGGTACCAAATTCGTTACTGATTACGAGCGTCGTGAGATAAGCGTATGGCTGGCTTGTGGACCGCGGATAGTAGGAGTGAGTGAGCCTTGATGGCGAACAGACTAACGAGCATCAGCAAACCAGCAAATCTCGTCAAAACTCGAAGACAATAATTTACAATATGGCATATACAAAGTAAATCTACTAACAACCGATCGGAGAAGTGGGTAGCCAGGTGTACGTAATAATCGCGATGCTCATCTCAGCTATCACTGAACGGAATATCATGTACTGAAATGCCACCAACCACATTCTCTTCTTCTATTGTTCATTTGCATATGTGCACATCGCACAGGAGAATAAACCGGGATGCCGCGGGCTAACGTGCAGTGCAAACTAACAAGCCTACCAACCATTGGCAGTAAATTACCAGTAAACGTTTACAATTAAACGAATGATTGTGAGACAATAAATCTTTACAATGCTAAGTGAAACGAAacatgcattaaaaaaaatatacagtAAGAGGAGCAGCACACTATCGCAACATGACAAGCACTAGTTTTAAATAAAGACAGTAACGCAGTAACTAAGCAAATCGTCTCTTTTCTTGGGATTTGAAGAGATTCGGGAATGAAAGAAAACGAGTGTCCTTCATAAGTACagtgttgtattttttttcttcatatATCAGTGTGGAGTCGATTCAAAGCGGaattttgaaacaatattttttaaCTTTCACCGAAACAATGCTTAACCAGAAAAAGCTGCTTAGTCCAGAAAAGTAACTGAAATAAATTACACCGTCATTCAAATATTACACCACAATTACACCTTTTGGTTGCGGCAGTTGCTGCAGAGGcagttttcttgttttctagGGGCAGTTTTGTGCGtttcgaaaaaataaaaaaaaataaaaagattttTGTTGCTACGTGGAGTTCGCGTAAATTTTAGCCGGTAATTCACTAGTACCTGTGATTTAATTAAAGATTGGTAATtaaaaccgacgacgacatccaTTCCGGTGTTTCGATATCGTGTAATCCGgctttttgtcattttttcgCAGCTCTCTCGGAGGATCCTCTTTTTCCGCAGTGAAATTTCCGCCGGAGCGTGAGATATGGGTTTTTTTAGGCGGGTGCGCAGGAGTTTGATCAACTTtttgatcttcttcttcctgatcgtgctgctgcctggACTTCCGCCAAACACGACCTTCCCGTTCGAAGGATTTAGGTAAGTTCCGGTGCCCGCCGGTGCGGAATTACATAAGGCAGTGCGGTCAATTCTGCGGTCAATTTTATTTAGAATATCGAAACCCCGCGAGCTTAAAGGAGCGCTCGAGCTGACCGACCACCTCGACAACGCGGAACGGCTATTTGAGGGAAAGATCTACGGTCCCGAGGCGATACTGGTAAATGGGAAGGATCTGTTCACGGCGATTCACGGCGGAGAGGTCATCCGCATCAACGGCCAACACATCACGCATATTGCCAAGTTTGGTAAACCATGCGGTAAGCTACATGTTGCGGAAGGGTTCGTTTTATCGCCTGGACTCACCATTCCGATATCTCGTTGTCCGCAGAGTTGTCTTTCGAAGAGGAAATCTGTGGCCGGCCGCTCGGTATGGCATTCGACACGAAGGGTTCTAACTTGATCGTGGCCGATGCCTACTACGGTCTGTTCTCCGTGGATTTAGCAAAGGGTGGCGAAAAGCATCAGCTCGTCTCTCCCGATACCGTGCTGGATGGCAAGGGAGTGAATCGTAAAGCGAAACTGTTCAACAGCGTAGCCGTTGCCCGGAACGGAGACATCTTCTGGACGGACTCTTCGTCGGACTTTACGATCCAGGACGGAGTGTTTACCGTATTTGCCAACCCGTCCGGTCGGTTGTTCCACTTGGATCGTGCCACCGGTAAGAACAAGGTGCTGCTGGATCGACTGTACTTCGCGAACGGTGTTGCGCTGAGTCCGGAAGAGGAGTTCGTCCTGGTGGCGGAAACGATGTCTTCCCAGATTCGACGATACTATCTGAAGGGCCCGAAAGCAGGCACGGATGATGTGTTCATCGATGGACTGCCTGGTTTGGTCGATAATCTTATCGCAGATGCCGAAGGCATTTGGGCTCCACTCGTACAAGCTGTAGACAGTGAAAATCCAGCCATTTCTCAGCTTTTATCGAACGTTCCGCTTATCCGCAAGTTCCTAATCCGTATGCTCGCTTTGGCGGAGCTGCCGATACGATTGATTCATCAGGTCGTGCCGAACGTGCACACACAGCGACTCATTCACGCGATTGGTCACTTTGAGTCGATTAGCTTCCTGGCACCGAGCCGTCAAACCGTGGTCAAAATTAGCTGGGGAGGTAAGCTGCTGGGATCGTTGCACGGTACCGATGGTACCGCCGGTGGCATCTCCCATGTCGCCGAAATGGGTGACCACCTGTATCTGGGCTCACCATTCAACAAGTTCCTGGCCCGTGTGCCGTCTCCCAAAATGCCCAAGGTTGAAGTGCGTGATATAAAGTACAGACCGGCCACGGAATctacgccaccaccatccaaaCCGGCGCCAACAACGACTACGGCCAAGCCTACTACGACAACAACTcccaaaccgacgacgacgacgacgacgaccactacGACGCCTAAACCGGCAACTACGACGA
The sequence above is a segment of the Anopheles darlingi chromosome 2, idAnoDarlMG_H_01, whole genome shotgun sequence genome. Coding sequences within it:
- the LOC125950258 gene encoding protein Skeletor, isoforms B/C, giving the protein MGLKPTTRTERFKDEPPCEWATAAPFSTIPQHHRSWHTDRGMQQQAGDCEVEEEQHQQQHRQPEELTVTARNIAAVLGPETSKTNRSRWRWLPSSRARDSSSSSFFVGLTVLLLHLTDVSGRAPKEPYYGREIGKLTNFGHGIKGQVYAVDESTLFVKGFAYDGNAPDAFFWVGNSPRPSPEGYIIPYPEEYSGREPPVLQQHNNTDIILKLPMGKRLRDIRWLSVWCRRFTVDFGEIFIPPGLDVPKPRVLPEFKRLAHGLRSSNISILDAKTFYIPNLHYDGAGPDAYFWVGNGSEPNIMGTKVPNEIGSLEPLRGYQGEDIEIQLPGNLTVYDIDWLAVWCVEYRHNFGHVYIPKDLDVPPALGQTKIAPPWWYKPTTTTTSTIVTQGTSKPTNVNCRELIKGKLNVMWEVMDDYIVIELIGRISEEQYMAFGISGSHGHPQMIGADVVVAFYDRKLRRFRAEDYYMSSLAQCDGRLGVCPDERIGGRNDVEILSGDRSHGVTKIKYRRLLQTNEAVNDRAYPLDRQISVIAAIGPLNSREEANSHSHTGTEVTVDDVQIDFSAKNDHMCTDAIDNYQPEDGPKPWPTRTILGEKVITARIGPTGGSRGYTPITGNPSWGIAWYMNDKLIPEIYVERGQTYTFIVEGGDEPTQPAKYHPLYITSSSEGGYGQLSEAQKRRENVYAGVEYDSSGYAVPVAAGRYCEWKHKTIDKSAEIETFEEYMKTLQLSCDDPNGQPAYLNWTVLEETPDLVYYQCFTHRNLGWKIRVVNAGETSKISGSHGLYGSGPAGSLLVVCLLAALATIADRWLLAGWF
- the LOC125948290 gene encoding adipocyte plasma membrane-associated protein Hemomucin codes for the protein MGFFRRVRRSLINFLIFFFLIVLLPGLPPNTTFPFEGFRISKPRELKGALELTDHLDNAERLFEGKIYGPEAILVNGKDLFTAIHGGEVIRINGQHITHIAKFGKPCELSFEEEICGRPLGMAFDTKGSNLIVADAYYGLFSVDLAKGGEKHQLVSPDTVLDGKGVNRKAKLFNSVAVARNGDIFWTDSSSDFTIQDGVFTVFANPSGRLFHLDRATGKNKVLLDRLYFANGVALSPEEEFVLVAETMSSQIRRYYLKGPKAGTDDVFIDGLPGLVDNLIADAEGIWAPLVQAVDSENPAISQLLSNVPLIRKFLIRMLALAELPIRLIHQVVPNVHTQRLIHAIGHFESISFLAPSRQTVVKISWGGKLLGSLHGTDGTAGGISHVAEMGDHLYLGSPFNKFLARVPSPKMPKVEVRDIKYRPATESTPPPSKPAPTTTTAKPTTTTTPKPTTTTTTTTTTPKPATTTTPKPATTTTTTPKPTTTTTTTPKPTTTTTTTTPKPKTTTATPKATTAKPQSETPTGAKKPETKPTAAPTTTTEAPPSKTTGKPVDPAPIHETVPNDTPKPKQEKLKIIKKGGEQGEL